The following DNA comes from Spirochaetaceae bacterium.
TAAAAAGTTCATGGCGAACAAAAATAAGGTCATGGTAACTGCCGGGCCAACTAATAACCAAGGATAAATCTCCATGCCTCTGGCTCCATCACTAATTAACGAACCCCAGCTAGCCATTGGCGCCGAAACGCCCAGCCCAAGATAAGATAAAAAGCTTTCGGCCATAATAAAACCGGGTATACTCATAGTACCAAAAACAATGATAATACTTAAAGTGTTAGGTAATAAGTGTTTAGTGATGATGCGCATATTGCCGGCGCCAGCAGAGCGGGCCGATTGCACAAATTCGCCGTTTTTAAGCGAGATAATTTGCCCGCGCACCAAACGCGCTATCCCCAGCCACGAAATTAAAGCAATAGCTACAAATAAAATAGTTATGCTGCGCCCGCCGATAAAGCTCATAATAATGATAACAATAACCATAAAGGGCAACCCGTATAAAATATCAACAAAACGCATCATTACGTTATCTATACGGCCGCCTAAATAGCCGGCGGTGGCTCCGTAAAAAATACCAATTAAAAAGGAGGTGATGGTACCAAGCAAACCAATACTGATAGAGATACGGCCGCCGCGCACAATACGCGAGAGCATATCGCGCCCTAAGGTATCTGTACCTAAAAGGTAAACATTGTTAGCAAAATGGTCGGGGTCTAGCCTTGCAGCTTCCACAAAACCGCGCAGGGCCGTCAGTTCGGCAGCTTCTTCGGCCGAATGTTCTGTCCGGTTTTGATGCTGCATTAAACGGGTGATGTTAGCCTCGCGCCGTTCTAGGGCTATTTCGCCGGCCGGCCTTAAAGACGGCGGCAAATGAGCGTGGCTTAAAATTTGCCGCTCGAAGGGATAAAAAGGTAAAATGGGGGTAAGTAAGGCAATAATAATATAAAGAGTAGCCACAATAAAGCCAAACATACCCATTTTATGCCGCTTAAAACGCTTCCATGCATCTTGAGTAAGCGAGGTAGCTTTAAGCTCTTGCTCAAATTCGTTGGTAGTCGCCGAACCTTTGGACGGCTTTATTTTATCTAAAAAAGGTAATTTTTTCATCTATTAATCCTTGTTATTTGTAAGATATACGTGGGTCGATAAAGCCGTAAACAATATCTACAATAAAGTTCATTGTTATTAATATCATCGAATAAGTGATGATACCGCCCATCATTAAGGTATAGTCGCGGTTAAAGGTAGAACGTATTAAAAGGCCGCCCAAGCCCGGCACATTAAAGGTGGTTTCTATAACGACCGAGCCGGTAACCAAGCCGGCCACCATTGGCCCTAAGATGGTAACAACGGGCAGTAACGCTCCTTTTAAAACGTGCTTAGTTAAGATGGTAAATTCCGATAACCCTTTAGCCCGAGCCGTACGCACATAATCGCTGCGCAGGGTTTCAATCACCCCCGTACGCGTAATACGGGCAAAACTACCAAAGCTAGGCAAGGCTAAGGTAACGGCCGGTAAAACCAAAGCCATTAAACCTGCCCGGCTGTCTATCCAGCCCTGACTGGGAAACCACCCTAAATTTAAGGCAAAAACTAAAATAAAGATGGGGCCGATGACAAAAAGAGGCACGCTAATCCACATAATGGCCAGCGACATCGCCGAATAGTCTATAATACTATTTTGTTTTAAGGCGGCAATGAGGCCGGTAGTTACCCCCATAAGTAAAGCGAGTGTTAAAGCCGTTAGCCCAAGTGTGGCCGATACCGGTAAAGCCAGCGAAATTTGCTCGCTAACATTAAAATCGCGGCTAACCATAGAAGGGCCTAAATCGCCTCTAAAAATTAAATCGCCTAAAAATCTTAGGTACTGACGCGGTATGCTTTCGTTTAAGTGAAATTTGTCCATTAGTTGTTGTAAAATAACTTCGGGTACATTAACTTCGGTAGTAAAGGGGCCGCCCGGCGCCGCCCTAATAATAACAAAACCGAGTGTTACAATAATAAACATGGTAGGTATTAAGCTTAAAAAGCGCCTAACAATAAATTGCAGCATTTATTTATTACCTCCATTGTGGGTGAGTTTGGGACAAATAACAAGTTGTTTACTAATTTTCACAAAAATCCCTCCTTATTAAAAAAATTGTTTACAGAT
Coding sequences within:
- a CDS encoding ABC transporter permease, producing MKKLPFLDKIKPSKGSATTNEFEQELKATSLTQDAWKRFKRHKMGMFGFIVATLYIIIALLTPILPFYPFERQILSHAHLPPSLRPAGEIALERREANITRLMQHQNRTEHSAEEAAELTALRGFVEAARLDPDHFANNVYLLGTDTLGRDMLSRIVRGGRISISIGLLGTITSFLIGIFYGATAGYLGGRIDNVMMRFVDILYGLPFMVIVIIIMSFIGGRSITILFVAIALISWLGIARLVRGQIISLKNGEFVQSARSAGAGNMRIITKHLLPNTLSIIIVFGTMSIPGFIMAESFLSYLGLGVSAPMASWGSLISDGARGMEIYPWLLVGPAVTMTLFLFAMNFLGDGLRDAFDPQAKNRT
- a CDS encoding ABC transporter permease, which gives rise to MLQFIVRRFLSLIPTMFIIVTLGFVIIRAAPGGPFTTEVNVPEVILQQLMDKFHLNESIPRQYLRFLGDLIFRGDLGPSMVSRDFNVSEQISLALPVSATLGLTALTLALLMGVTTGLIAALKQNSIIDYSAMSLAIMWISVPLFVIGPIFILVFALNLGWFPSQGWIDSRAGLMALVLPAVTLALPSFGSFARITRTGVIETLRSDYVRTARAKGLSEFTILTKHVLKGALLPVVTILGPMVAGLVTGSVVIETTFNVPGLGGLLIRSTFNRDYTLMMGGIITYSMILITMNFIVDIVYGFIDPRISYK